The following nucleotide sequence is from Toxoplasma gondii ME49 chromosome IV, whole genome shotgun sequence.
CTTGTTCGCCTTCAGcatgtctcgtttctcctctttctgcggatctcttctcttttgcgtTCGCCTCCGGTTCATTCTTCGCGCGGCAGGCGCTGACATCCACTGCagttccctctccttcttgcgcttcgttctctctccacgtttTTGATggcctgtttcttcttctttccgcgtTCGTTTGACGCCTTTCGGTTCCCCGTCGGTGCTTTTCTCGGCTATGTCCGGtcggtttctttcttcgcacgttcttttcttttttctctttctctcgcttcccgtTCCCGAGTGCTCCCTCTCCCGCCCGTTTTTCCGAACCAGactgtcgctttcttttctgtcttcttctgcgtgtaGAATCACTCGGTTCTTCCCTTTGCGGAACGTCCCCGGTTTGCCGCGAGTCTCCTGTGTGTCGCCGCTTGCGACGGCGCTTCCGTCCGCGCGTCTgtcgcgcgtctctttcAGGTTCACTCTCGCCTCcaccgacgcatgcagagcgacgCGGTCCTCTCCAGactgtgtctgcttctcgcccaccgacctctcgcgcctcgtcctcttctgctgcagctcctctcctcttcgtcgctcgcTCTCGGCGGCGCATGCCAGCCGGGAGGTGACCGgggcagagacgccgaaaGGCGCGTAGAGACAGGTCACTCGCAGGGAACAGAAGGGCAAGACAAGGGAGGCAGCGCTGCCGAGCAGTCGCTGGCCGACGCCTTCCTCGCAGGCGAGGTGGGGAGACATCTGATGAGAGCTCTCTACATCGAGAGGAGTCTggcgaagacggaggaagagtGCCGGAActtcctctttcgcgtcttcctcccagGCGACTTCAGATCCTTCGATCCCATGGTAGGAGAGACGAACACAACAAGGAACAACGGAGCCTGCTGAAGGAGCTCGGCTCGCACTGAATGACGAGCGGCgcgaagggaaggaaagagaggagagagcgaaaaaaaacgagagacaggacgcgTAGAAATGCCGGAATCGAGAAATCTTAGAGGGGCGAAGAATCGCTACCTACGTAGGAGTAGAGAACGAGACGCGAGACGGGCATCCATTTGAAGTTCGGGACTGTGTTATCTGAGAGTCGGTTCTTCTTGatgcaacgcatgcagcgagatGAGGAACCAAGGTGAGACATGTTCCgatgctgcatgcgcgtttcAAATGCACTCGAGACCAGCGTCCCGTCGGTCTGCATGTTGTTCCACTTGTGAGGTGCGAACTCTCCCAACGCAATCCCATCCCCCCCAGTGCCGAGTCGACGCTTCGCGTCCATTTTAATCGAAGAAATGGCAGTCTTCGATCCTTCACTCCTTGTCATGTCTTCTGCTCGTCAGGGTCTGCTCTTCCAAGCCTCCGTCGGAACGTCCTGCCCCGACaagtcttcctcttcttcctcttcctcttcttcctcgtcttcttcttcctcttctcccttcgaAGGGATTCCTGTTGGAGACGGGGGGACTTTGTTAGCGTGGGCGTGGAGTGGTGAGGAGCCTCGCGGCGGCCGAGTGTATCGGCAggcctcttctgtttcgtttccttctctctctgctctgagTCACCGGTCGGCGAGTGTCTCGCTGAGGCGACGGGAAGAGAagctctcttcgtctcccgccGTCTCTCCAGCCGCACTCCAGACGCTGAGCTTCGAACTGGCTCTCGAgcgcgtcctctccttctcttccctcctgaGACGTCTCCGCGAAAATCCTGCTCTTTGTCAGTTCGGCGCAGGcccgctgcctctcccttcgttcGTCTTGCCGCTGGTGTTCTCTGCAGAAGCGAACGCGGCGGCGCTGCGCCTGGCCACTGCCCTCGTCAAACAGACAGCGCCTCCCGCCGACGAGACAGAGTCGTTCTTCGGAGCCGGAGGGGACGGCGCGAACAGCGCGTCTGAGCTCGGAGACGTCGCAGCGCTCGACTACTCACTTCCCCAGGTCGTCGTCACGGCGCAGAGCGCAAAGCAACTTCCGctcggcttttctctcgtctgcagaCTTCTCCGAAGGGGCATTCGCGTAAGAACCagcggaagaaaaactcGGACTCTGCGAGACGAATCCCTTCACGGAGAAGGAATGAAACAGCTCTCAGTGCTCGACAAGCAAGACAGAACCGGATCCCCGGTGACCCTCTATCCGTCTgcatctcttctttctccttaGGACCTCGCGCAGCCACGCagtacatgcacatacacatgcGGGAGGATATATaaaaaaatatatataaatatatatatatatatatatatttaaatatgAGAATAAAGATCTAAAACTGCATGTATGTTCGTACATATGAAgatatacgtatatgcatgagTCGGTATGTTCCGTAGGCGGTGATCCCTCGTGGGCGCGAATTATGTAGGACTTCTGCATGTtgaagtttctctcttttgtcccTACCTCTCATCGCCCTCAGAGTGCGTCTTGATCCTAGAGCGTATATGTCTCGGTTGTCACTCAGTCCGCAGgatgtttttccttctgtttttttgttTCTTATCGGTCAGTCAGCCTTTCCAGTGATGCCTGCAAGTGGAACAGTCGACCTCTTTCgttccccttcttttctcgctgtctctcccgcaCTATCCCCCTTGCCCTTCCGGCTTTCGCCCGATGGATTTGTTCCCCATTTGCCCcaagtgtctcttctgctgcgtcttTTCTGGGATTTCGTGTAGGCTGAGCTTCGCGTCACTCCGGTGGTTGAGACTTCTTACTTCCAGCGCTTGCTTCGTCGTTCGCGCCGCATTCTCTACCACGTTCAAATCCAGCATCACCGCGCGTCCGTCGCTGCCCATGCGACGCTGACGGTCTCCCCGGAGTCGTGCGTCTCTGCGCTCGCCAGCGGTGCCTCGTatgcctctctcctcaccCTCGACGCGCTGCCCGCGgcgctctccttcctcccaGGCGGCGCGCCCACCAGCGGCGTTCTAAGCAGCCGAGAAgccgcggcgtctctgctgcgggGCGAGCACAGCGCCCAGGGATTTGCCGCGTCTTTcaaggcgagggaggaggCGTCCCTGCCTTCCTCCGCGCCCCAGAGCGGCGCCGCGGCCGCGGGGATCGGCGGACCTGCTGGTCCTGGAGGAGCGGCCTTTGCCGGCCCTCCCCACAATTTCCTGGTGCCGGGCGCGGGTGGCGCCCAGAGTCTCCGAACCGCCGCTGGAGGGGcctgtctcccctcgctCGCCTCGCTGCCCGCCGCGTACGTCATTgaggcgctgcatgcgggtGCTGGCGGCGCGCGAGACCTTGCGTCGGCGTTTTTCCCCGAGcgcaagaaacagaaagtcTTCAGTGAGGCTGCGGCGATTCACCTCCTCTGCTCCGCCCTTGTCGAAGGCtacgaaggcgagaaaggaagcggCGGCAGAAAAACCAAGAAGGGAGGCGCAGCCGAGCGCGGAGAGTCCGACTGTGCAAAGCCAGGCAGAGGTGGAAGAGACCGACGCTGAACGCAGCGCAGTGCAGTGAAGGAAAACGCTTCAAACGGAGAGGCTCGGCATGCGAGggccgcgaggagagaggagatgagacaccgagaagaaatcgcgagacagagcgacAACAGGAAGCAGCATctcgaagggagagagagacgagagaggacgcagcaagcagaaggaaccaggaggagagagagggagcaacgaggaggaagcgagagtgatgttgagagagaagcctgtcgcactctctctctcctatTGATGCACTTCCCGCGCCTGTTCCCTCCGgtgattcttctctcttctgcggtCTGTCGGCCGCATTGGCATTCGACTGGAAACATGGGGTGGACGCTTGCGGCGGTGGCTTCTGTCGGTCTGTGAGCCcccgcgtttttctctgcacagGCGACCGtcccctctctgttcctctgccgctgtctcggcggctcgcctcctcttctgcggtCGCCTTCGGCGCCTTGTGAACAGAGTTGCTTGGCTGTGCATTTCtgtcgcgcgtttctctccgtccctTCCTGTGAGAAAAGATCTCCCCAACGAAGAATTATGCTGGTGTTCACATGTTTTTTATCGAGACGCCACTGAGCGTCTTCCGGTCTGAAAGGTTCTGTGCGTCCTCGCTGCATGCTTCTTTGTCTCAGTTCTTCCAGCTTCAGTTCTTCCTGTCACCCCAACGCACCACAGGCGTCTTCAGTTTTTTGTTCGCTTGTCTTGaagtctctccttttttcgacCTTTTGAGGCTCGGGACTCCGTTTCAGCCTCAcacttcctcgttttttcggTTTTTTGTTTCGGGATGCCCCCGCGAGACGCCAGCGTAGATGTCTCGCGACAGTGTGGCTTTGTCTTTgcggcttctccgtttttcttgtcCTCGTTAGAGCGGCGCGCGTTCCCCGTTCTTCCAATCTCCCTAAGTGATCGCAGAACTGCTTCCAGACGCTTGACTCCAGAGACTCTTTCGCAACGCTCCCCATTGAAAAACCGCTCTTCGATGCTTCCTCTCGCCCCGGTCCCagactgtctcttccctttcaCCTCTGCCCAGAGACACCTGAGGTCGACTTCCCGCGCGCCCAACGCACAGACATGAAAACGCCTAAAAGAAAACTGCCCTTGCAGGTGCATGTGTACCAACATACAGACCCGCTTTCTAGATTGGCTTATCATTCGCTGGAAAACcctacatatctatatatatatatatatttatgtgtacgtatatatatatatatatatatgtatatatatttctgaTTTCGTAATCGTGGATAGGATTTCGTAGTTGTTTCATTCGGTCAAGAACTTCAGGGGCGTGGAGAGTTTCTGGCATGCCGTAGCGCAGTGCGTTCTGTCGACGTCTCACATCACTCAACGAAGCGCGTTTTTGAAAGCTTTTTCAGTCTTTCTGGGTCTTTGtgttttccgtctctctcttcgcgggTGTGGGCAGAGGAGCTCGCGTagctggagagaggcagatgcATCGATCTGCCTGTATttagaagagaagaacgagaggagaatGTCAGGAAAGGACTCGAGAGTGACTGGCAAAACGTCTGCTTCCCAGATGAGACCAGACGGTTTATTTGTCGACTGGCGTGGTGTGGTGGCCAACGGGAGTCTTCCCCCtccgaaaaaaaggagaaggaaggcctTCCGAGGACGAGTGTGAGAAAGATGAGGCCCTGTCCGGTTCGAGTGTCTCTAGCGCCAGTTGGAGAGGAACGGCAGGACGCAACCGAGAAAAAATACGAAACGCATTCCGAAGAATTAAAAACAAGTCTACGACCAGTTGAGGAGAGACGCCACTTGCACGCTTCGCAGGTGGGCTCCGCCTCCCGGGAGTCCTTTTTCtatccttttttctgtctccttttcgttctctccccttcgaCTCTTCAGAgggcctctctctgtgtgtacTTCTGCACCtcgtgctctctctctcggagcTTCAGCGGTCGGTGCCGCGTCTCCGGCTTTGTCTCCGGTCGAGTGGAAGTATTTTCTTAGTCGCgatgcttctctttctccctcctcgaAGATCCCGGCAGGactgctcttctcccccaCAGACCAGCCGTCTCCTCCACGGTCGAAATCTCTCGAAACTCCACTCTTGGAAAGACGACatgaaagggaagaagatgaagaggtAGGACGGTTgcaaggaggaagagcatgggcagagggagggagggaggCAGCGAACGATGAAGACTGTCGAAAAGCGGGGGAACAGGGTCCAGGCGCAGGATACGTGGGGTACGATGACTCAGTTTTGTTGaaagcgtctctgtcttgtctttcttctctggagtGGAACAAAGgtcgaaaagaagaagaggaggtgTAAAATGTGTGGTTGCACTTTTCTGCAGAATTCACaaagctctctctctcgaggaaCGGCGTCGGAAGTCGCCCCGACGTCAtcgaaggaaggcgagcTTCCGGTCTCGTCCCCGccttctcggctgtctcgaaACTAGATAACGCCTCCCGCTGTTTCCCTCTCAattccactgcatgcagccggcCAGAAGCTTGCCTGTCCTCCACGTTTGTCGCCGGTGTTGAAACAGCGTAAGCTTCAGATGCTTCATTGAAAGAGGAATTTGACGATCTCCGCAGATCTGCGCGGCATTCGCTGCTctgttgctctcttctctgttcgtctcttctcttctctcctctctctggttCTTCATTCCTCCGTTCTCCTgtccctcgttcttctcttcgctgttcttccttggcctgggtgtctcctcccctccttTGAGCGCGAGTGCATTTCGCTGCGTCTTTGAgagtgtctgcgtctctcagctttctctcgaggtttccttcgctttccccTGGCTCTCTGAAAGAGGCTCCGCAACTTTGCGCGAGCCTTGCGTGCAGCGAAACTCCTGCAGATGCctggcgaggaggcgaaggcgcccggcggtctcttctgtctccggcgagagacgaagagcgcgaCTGGAGCGTCGGCAGGAGCCGGTGGAAGGCGGCCTGTCGGGTGAGGCCCTTGAGCTCGGAGTggacggaggaggagaggatcggcgagaagcaagagaaagcgTTTCGACTCGCGTTGTCTCTCGAGTGAGAAGAAGTCGATACACTCGAAGCTGTTCCTGGCATCGGCGAAGCACCgcttgctctctgtctctcaagCCGCCTGTGCGGAGCACCCTgtgagcgagagagagacatctccgaagagaaaggagagagagaagaagagagcaaagacgaagaaggcatAGACGGCGCAGGCTTGAGGCGCGCGccggagagggaagaaggccgGAAGGTTGTGTTTTTCTCAGCGCTTCTTTCGaaggcgtctccgtctcggtCTTGAGTGTGAGCCACCAcgggaactgcatgcacggcgcGACTGTGGAGCAGCCGTTTCCCTGCGaggtcgttttctccttttgtcggaccttctgcctcgttcgcattctccttctcctcgaagTATTTGTCGAAAACGACGAAGTGGTTTGCCTGAGGGATGTAGTCGCGGAGATCGAAGAACTTGCTCAAAAATGACAACAGCTTCGGCGAGGGGCGGTCGTAAGCCAGTTGCCATGGGCGGACGTTCTCCGTTGCCAGCATGCACTCAAAGAGGCGGCGACCATGCCCTTCCCGTTGACAGCTCTCGAGGACGTAGAAATCTGTTTCGAGGACAGGACAGCAGCGCAGGCAACGTTCAGAGAACAGGCGAACTGGCCTGGCTGCAAGAAACGCTGAACGAGACCTCTCGCTTCGAAGAGAGCCCCGCATGCACCTGCACAGAGACGAACATCTTGGAAAACAACTTCCAAGTCCCCGATTCAAATTcatgcaaagaagaaaccaTGTCTCCGTGGTACGCCCGCATGCAAGTGAGCGACTAGGCAAGACAGTCAACATCCGTTTTTTTTCAACATGCCCACTTGGAGCCGACGCGTTTGGAAATACAtccaagagaaggaagggatGAAGAGACACAGTGAGGGCGCTGCTGCTCCAGAAATTGTCACTGGCACTCTTCAGGAATTTATTTGGAAGCCGCAAACATCAAAATTGGCATCTCACTCCTCGAACTCGGGTGTTGTGAATAAAATGCAGTGTGCTGCGCGGTTTTAACGAATGTATCGCAAGAAAGCAAcgggcgtctctcctctgtctcttgctgAAACAGGTGATTCtcgttccgtctctccttcacaGTTAAGAAAACGCAATTCGCCCCCGAAGTCGTGCTCGTCTTTCACAGCACTCTGGAAGCTTTGTACCATGTCAAcatctcttcgttttccttttcgcctccagaaaagtctcttttttctcaacAGGAGCGAACTTAGTCTCTCACACGCTATCTAGGCATTTACATGGAGCCGGCGTTCTAGTGTTTTAGTTGTGGGCTCGACTATCCCTGTGaaaaaaaaaaacaactcTCTTCCTTGCAACGTCCGCGCTCCCTCTGCTGCTGCCGTTTCTCGGTCTTCCCTATGCGTTTGAGCAAGCGGCAAGACGAATACGATACGATGCTAATGTGAGGAGACCGGAACCCAGCGTTTTCTCGGGGATCCGATCCAGGGCTCTTCGAATTTACAGTTCTGCGTTCCTCAGTCTCGCCGTGACTGGGTCTTTCTCTGGAGCGTTTCTACGTCTGGGCGCGACGCGTTGGACTCCAGCTTAGGACTTCATGGTCTGCGTAGACGAGCTCCGACTTCTCGTCGGGTCGCAAGGCAGTTAAGGGGATGACTTGGTTGTCGACATCCTCCCTCGCGTTTTCtaacgagaggagacacgacgcCAGGGAGGACAGATTTTTCAGATGTCCGCGGGATCCTCCCAAGAGGAAAGACCTCTGTTGCGCTTACctaagagagagagcgcgttGATTCTCTCCATGCCGGAGCTGTTTCCGATCCAGAGCGTCTTCGGCCCTGTCTTCAGGAATCCGGACAAGACGCCTTTGTTGACTCTCAGGAAGAGCCGCACAGACTCAGCGCCTTCGTCGCGCCTCGCCGGcgcctgcctgtctccttccagtTTTGCGAGCGAGGTCATGGCGACCTGGATGCTCTGGGCAGACGCAGACTTCTCACCGAGAACGTCAATGCTGCTCCGCAgaaacgcaaggaagttCACACTCTCACTCCCGGTCTGCGCCCAGTAGCCAGGCGCCCCCTTCAGTCCGTCCCCCCCGGGAAGCCGATctgaagatgaagacgaagaagaagagacagcagaagacgaagaagaagagacagcagaagacgaagaggaatcTTGAGAAGTGGAGGGAAGCGGTtcaacgaagacgaaggctcGAGGACAGAAAGCATTTGGACGAGTTGAGAGCGAGGATGAAGTCGCAGCagcgggaggaagagaagaacatgaagagagagagggtcGGTGTCGATCGTCGAAGGCAACAGCTGCACTGGGAGGCCgcgagcaggaagaagagagactgctTGGTCTGCATTTGGAGTAGGCGGCGATttgagaaaggagagatcGGTCCAAGACGAAAGTCGCAGAACACGATTGCAGAGACAGTTTCTGCAGAGgctctggagaggaagacggagcaGAGGCGCCTTCCTTCTGGAATCTTTTCAtagaaggaagaggaggagcacACCCCCTGCAGTGCAGAAATTCAAACGGAACTTCCATCGTGcgtcgagaaaacgaagaaatcCGTATCTGCAGTGAGAAGGAGAAATCCGACACAAAGCAAACAACAGGCAAAAGACGCAGCTGTTCATGGgccgcctctgtctcccgggAGAGATGCCCGAGGCTCTCTCAGGTAGAAACGAGTTTCGACAGCAAAGAGGTCTCCTGCTGTTCCTTCGCTGCCCTTGCAAAAGACCGTGAAATCTCCAGACCAATGCGTCCAGGTGTTCACCAATATGTCAAGAAATGGCGTCTATGGAGAGTGAGAAGTCCAACGAAaatcgatgcatgcagggacATCTTGCAGTTCTGACAATGACCTGGAGAGGCCCTCCAGAAAGACAAATCTCTTCGGCGGGGACGCGTTTTTTGGGTACGCAGGAACTGCGCCTGCAGTTTCAGACGGAGTTAACTTTGTCGCTTCCGACGCCTAGAAACAAGTGAAAAGACGGgggaggaacgaagaagaacgaagaaagagaaaagttCAAATGAAGAAGCGCGAAAGTGTGAGGCCGACAGGAATGAGGGGGAATCGCGGAGACAAATCGGAccagagtggagagagagcgggagGGTTAGCTGGCCGAGACAACGCGGTCGTCACCGAAAAAGCTTTTCAGCGGCGGCCGCGGACGCGTCTCTTGCGATCCTGGGGTGAGAAATGAATGGTCGAAGCTCATCTGCTCACTCTTGGAAGTGGAAGACAACAAAGCCGTTCTTTCAGCGTAAAAATGAGCCGCTCTTCGCGGAAATGCGTTAGAAGCGAAGACGGCCAAGCGCGCCCGTGGTTCGCCGGCGCTAACAGCTGTGACAGTTTTCTCGGGAAGAACGAGCGAAGTACGGATTTCAGCCGCTTAAGCGTGTCACACACCCTCGGAAGAAGCGGTGGGTATGAAGAGAATCAGAAACAGCGACAGTGGAAAAAGGAGGTCTCGTTGTCTTGCTCGCGAGCTTTGCCTTGAAAATCCGACACTCTCAGAAGCAACCGAGACACGCGGAAACTCGCCGCTACGTTGCTCACGCAGAGAGCGCCGCAGCGTCCGAAAGCCTGACTGTCTTTGCAGAAGGAGTGACATGGAAAAGGCTCTAAAAGGCTTGGCAAGCGAGGGAAATGGGAGTGGACTTCTGCGAACataagaaaaagaaacagctCGCAAAGGTGGCCGACTTGCTTCAGACACTGCACTGTGTAAAGACGAACCGGAGAAAAGTTGACGTGTCTTGAAAAGATCGGCCTTTTTCCGCGACAGATGTCGCAAAGAAGTGAAGAGATTCACATCCTTTGCATGGTGAAGAGTGGACACGCGTGTTTCTTCGGAGAAACAATGAACAGGAGCTCGTGTAAAGAGCCTCCCACCCTCGGGCTTGGTCAGGGTCGCTGTGAAACGCGAAACCGAACAACAGGAAAGACACGGACTGGCTCAGACGCAATTCTCCACTCTCGAGGGAGTACGTCGACGTCATTTTCttgaagaaaaagcgaagaaaagagtgAAAAACTACCCAGAGAGTCGTCGCTGCACTCAGCGATTGGCTGCGTACGATTGCGGGGCTGGGGCGTGTGTGCTTCTGTGAACAGATTTGAAAACGCGAATCATAGAAACTCGAGGATTCGGAAAAGAGTTCCAGAGATAAAGGTTGACTTTGCCTATTTGGTACGCGGAGTTCTGTCGGCTGGACTGGTGTGTGAATCGAAAAAGGTTAGTATTCTGTGAGGAAACAAGGGAGCTTGCCGCGTCGTTGTCATGTAGAATCGAAAACCTCACGGTCGCTCCTGCAACTGGCATCCATCTTTGAGTACTTTTTCTTCTAAATTAACGACTCTGTTCTCCTGTACGGGAGAAAAGGTGTTTCTTCAGCGGTACAGTCATTGCCAATCTCTTTTCCACGACCATCTTTGGAACCGTGGCTCTTTGCAGGGTTCGACCAATCTAACTTACACTGACACGACGCTTTGCCTTGCAttttccctcgccttctaTGGGTTTCTGCCACTTTCAAGACATTCTTGCGATTCAAAAAGATTCAGAGACTCGAAAAGAGCGTTCCGCCGTTGTGAGTGGATCCAGGGCCTTGTCGCGAGTAAACCGTACTCTAATTGCAGTTCTCGTGTTGTATCTGTTGTGCGTGAATTATTAGACACCCGTTTCGTTCGAATCTCTGCTAGGTTGAGCAGACTGCTCCAGAATCGTAGGCCCTGAACTTGAACAGCAGACTCTCACGCTGAAAACTCGTTGTTCCTAGTCTGTCGTTCGTCTTTTGTCACTTGAGAAATCCCCTAGAAAACCACACCACACACAAAACGATCCCTTGGTCGCAGACGCTGTGCATGTTAAGCCCTTTGCTATTTCAAATTCACGAGTGGAATGCGCTGGACCAAAGCACTTGCTTCTTTACAAAAAAAGTTGTAGTAAGTTCCCGTGTTTCTGCAGTCTCAGAGTTCCCCCATGACACGCCAGCTTTTCTGGAAAGCACGCGAATTCAGTTCATGACCCCCGCCACAATCGGAACCCGCTTTGCCCCCAGCGAAACGTGTTTACCTGGAGCGAAAATAAAGCATCCGCCGTAGCGAATAAGGgggcagaaagaaaacttcAGGCTTGCGGCGAATTTATAAAGTTACACTTCACCCGAAAAGGTGGTGGGGATACACCGACCTAAGTATCCCATACACACGAACATTGAGGAGGCAAACAGCACACCGGAGTGTTTCTAATTCAGAGATCGTTGTTTTTACCCTCATAAACATTCACACAGGCACACCAAAGAGATACAGTTT
It contains:
- a CDS encoding alpha-tubulin N-acetyltransferase, putative (encoded by transcript TGME49_319600), yielding MEVPFEFLHCRGCAPPLPSMKRFQKEGASAPSSSPEPLQKLSLQSCSATFVLDRSLLSQIAAYSKCRPSSLSSSCSRPPSAAVAFDDRHRPSLSSCSSLPPAAATSSSLSTRPNAFCPRAFVFVEPLPSTSQDSSSSSAVSSSSSSAVSSSSSSSSDRLPGGDGLKGAPGYWAQTGSESVNFLAFLRSSIDVLGEKSASAQSIQVAMTSLAKLEGDRQAPARRDEGAESVRLFLRVNKGVLSGFLKTGPKTLWIGNSSGMERINALSLLDFYVLESCQREGHGRRLFECMLATENVRPWQLAYDRPSPKLLSFLSKFFDLRDYIPQANHFVVFDKYFEEKENANEAEGPTKGENDLAGKRLLHSRAVHAVPVVAHTQDRDGDAFERSAEKNTTFRPSSLSGARLKPAPSMPSSSLLSSSLSPFSSEMSLSRSQGAPHRRLERQRASGASPMPGTASSVSTSSHSRDNASRNAFSCFSPILSSSVHSELKGLTRQAAFHRLLPTLQSRSSSLAGDRRDRRAPSPPRQASAGVSLHARLAQSCGASFREPGESEGNLERKLRDADTLKDAAKCTRAQRRGGDTQAKEEQRREERGTGERRNEEPERGEKRRDEQRREQQSSECRADLRRSSNSSFNEASEAYAVSTPATNVEDRQASGRLHAVELRGKQREALSSFETAEKAGTRPEARLPSMTSGRLPTPFLERESFVNSAEKCNHTFYTSSSSFRPLFHSREERQDRDAFNKTESSYPTYPAPGPCSPAFRQSSSFAASLPPSAHALPPCNRPTSSSSSLSCRLSKSGVSRDFDRGGDGWSVGEKSSPAGIFEEGEREASRLRKYFHSTGDKAGDAAPTAEAPRERARGAEVHTERGPLKSRRGENEKETEKRIEKGLPGGGAHLRSVQVASLLNWS